In Necator americanus strain Aroian chromosome IV, whole genome shotgun sequence, the following proteins share a genomic window:
- a CDS encoding hypothetical protein (NECATOR_CHRIV.G13378.T2), which produces MQTVRKLLLKFITGHLLCGEVSCWMFSRSKKQQLPSYIEGTQGLYVKRASPPPVPSLSSHTHTLAKKVLSTTVDVSASNNSTTCTPKTSVTISQKPHIEPRALKTESAALFTDSSAARPHSDSALSATSTYSLPPSHSHLVVNHIDAMDGRKSPMGNLSSQSFSDPSKREHLRKPLTSSHSIGNVESFMDQLGTDHSSSVQQRFVSLQSLPGQGRQFGSSIIGDNCLVSGTPQQDELPLPPNWAIEVTPQGYRYYVDHNTCRTHWIHPLARENLPPGWNKIFQPSTGVIYYNEMDGRSQVEHPGLAQPLNQSINQPIVPINRTESMMVASRRTESAVEHLNIIHHEEVPEWLMMYSQADTSLDHLLEWDLFNTMQLEQYEEMMLKLYKQEVIDTVRRYERMRTMFCKLRSAIHLACYYHNSVRSNPINMIAISLP; this is translated from the exons ATGCAAACAGTCCGGAA ATTGCTGCTGAAATTTATAACGGGTCACTTGTTGTGTGGAGAAGTATCCTGCTG GATGTTTTCGAGAAGTAAGAAGCAGCAGCTACCATCGTACATTGAAGGGACCCAGGGACTATATGTGAAACGAGCTAGCCCACCTCCAGTGCCATCACTTTCTT CACACACTCACACTTTGGCTAAAAAAGTATTGTCAACCACTGTGGATGTGTCTGCATCGAACAACAGCACGACATGTACACCGAAAACGTCAGTTACTATCTCCCAAAAACCTCATATCGAGCCCCGTGCACTCAAG ACAGAATCAGCAGCGCTCTTCACGGATAGTTCAGCGGCTCGACCCCATTCGGACTCAGCTCTGAGTGCGACTTCTACGTATTCCCTTCCGCCATCACATAGTCATCTTGTGGTGAACCACATTGATGCTATGGATGGGCGTAAGAGTCCAATGGGAAATTTGTCTTCGCAGAGCTTCAG TGATCCGAGCAAAAGAGAACATCTAAGAAAACCACTCACATCATCTCACAGCATTGGAAATGTCGAATCGTTTATGGACCAGTTGGGCACTGA TCATTCTTCCTCGGTCCAGCAACGATTTGTTTCGTTGCAGAGTCTTCCAGGCCAAGGTCGACAGTTCGGCTCTTCGATTATTG GTGATAATTGCTTGGTGTCTGGTACTCCTCAACAGGACGAACTTCCGTTGCCACCGAATTGGGCTATAGAGGTAACACCTCAGGGATACAG GTACTACGTCGATCACAATACATGTCGAACTCATTGGATCCATCCTTTAGCTAGAGAAAACTTACCTCCAGGATGGAACAAAATATTCCAGCCTAGTACTGGTGTTATCTACTACAA cGAAATGGACGGTCGATCTCAAGTGGAGCATCCAGGACTAGCTCAACCATTAAATCAATCCATTAATCAGCCCATTGTACCAATCAATCGGACTGAGTCTATGATGGTCGCTAGTCGACGTACCGAAAGTGCTGTTGAACATCTGAATATCATACATCATGAAG AAGTACCAGAATGGTTAATGATGTACTCTCAAGCTGACACGTCACTGGATCATTTGCTAGAA TGGGATCTTTTCAACACAATGCAGCTGGAACAATATGAAGAGATGATGCTGAAATTGTACAAGCAAGAAGTAATTGACACAGTTCGGAG ATATGAAAGAATGCGCACG ATGTTTTGTAAATTACGTAGTG caATCCACCTTGCCTGCTACTACCACAATTCAGTTAGAAGCAACCCGATCAATATGATTGCAATCTCCCTACCATAG
- a CDS encoding hypothetical protein (NECATOR_CHRIV.G13378.T1): MFSRSKKQQLPSYIEGTQGLYVKRASPPPVPSLSSHTHTLAKKVLSTTVDVSASNNSTTCTPKTSVTISQKPHIEPRALKTESAALFTDSSAARPHSDSALSATSTYSLPPSHSHLVVNHIDAMDGRKSPMGNLSSQSFSDPSKREHLRKPLTSSHSIGNVESFMDQLGTDHSSSVQQRFVSLQSLPGQGRQFGSSIIGDNCLVSGTPQQDELPLPPNWAIEVTPQGYRYYVDHNTCRTHWIHPLARENLPPGWNKIFQPSTGVIYYNEMDGRSQVEHPGLAQPLNQSINQPIVPINRTESMMVASRRTESAVEHLNIIHHEEVPEWLMMYSQADTSLDHLLEWDLFNTMQLEQYEEMMLKLYKQEVIDTVRRYERMRTVLNKEIVRRTQPHPRNE, encoded by the exons ATGTTTTCGAGAAGTAAGAAGCAGCAGCTACCATCGTACATTGAAGGGACCCAGGGACTATATGTGAAACGAGCTAGCCCACCTCCAGTGCCATCACTTTCTT CACACACTCACACTTTGGCTAAAAAAGTATTGTCAACCACTGTGGATGTGTCTGCATCGAACAACAGCACGACATGTACACCGAAAACGTCAGTTACTATCTCCCAAAAACCTCATATCGAGCCCCGTGCACTCAAG ACAGAATCAGCAGCGCTCTTCACGGATAGTTCAGCGGCTCGACCCCATTCGGACTCAGCTCTGAGTGCGACTTCTACGTATTCCCTTCCGCCATCACATAGTCATCTTGTGGTGAACCACATTGATGCTATGGATGGGCGTAAGAGTCCAATGGGAAATTTGTCTTCGCAGAGCTTCAG TGATCCGAGCAAAAGAGAACATCTAAGAAAACCACTCACATCATCTCACAGCATTGGAAATGTCGAATCGTTTATGGACCAGTTGGGCACTGA TCATTCTTCCTCGGTCCAGCAACGATTTGTTTCGTTGCAGAGTCTTCCAGGCCAAGGTCGACAGTTCGGCTCTTCGATTATTG GTGATAATTGCTTGGTGTCTGGTACTCCTCAACAGGACGAACTTCCGTTGCCACCGAATTGGGCTATAGAGGTAACACCTCAGGGATACAG GTACTACGTCGATCACAATACATGTCGAACTCATTGGATCCATCCTTTAGCTAGAGAAAACTTACCTCCAGGATGGAACAAAATATTCCAGCCTAGTACTGGTGTTATCTACTACAA cGAAATGGACGGTCGATCTCAAGTGGAGCATCCAGGACTAGCTCAACCATTAAATCAATCCATTAATCAGCCCATTGTACCAATCAATCGGACTGAGTCTATGATGGTCGCTAGTCGACGTACCGAAAGTGCTGTTGAACATCTGAATATCATACATCATGAAG AAGTACCAGAATGGTTAATGATGTACTCTCAAGCTGACACGTCACTGGATCATTTGCTAGAA TGGGATCTTTTCAACACAATGCAGCTGGAACAATATGAAGAGATGATGCTGAAATTGTACAAGCAAGAAGTAATTGACACAGTTCGGAG ATATGAAAGAATGCGCACGGTACTAAACAAGGAAATTGTTCGGCGGACACAGCCTCATCCGAGAAATGAGTGA